TGCATGAGAAGAAGAAGGACCAGACCGATAACACACGTTTCTTCTTTTCAAGTCTATAGTTCGCAAATGTACACAATGAGGGGCACCGGCAAACTCTTTTTGTTTTACTTATTGTGTTATCTAGCTCCACCAATTCAGGGTGCTCGTGCAGAATTGAATTTATACCCTCAAGATGAAATCAGACTACTCTCGGAAGGTCTTCTCCAGATTGGGTCGGGATTAAAAAGGGAATTTAACCATACAAAACATCAAATAAAAAGCATTTTCCAGCAATTAAATCACTTCAATGCATCTTTGGCAAAACTCTCCGGACAAGTAAATCAAGCGACTAAACTTGGAGTAGAACTGGACCAAAAAACAAGAAACTTTGAAGATCATGCTAAGCTTTATGAGATGCTTGCTGAGATTTCAGAAGAACTAACCAAGCTGAAGGAAGAGGAAGCCACTCTGGACAACAAGATCAAGCCTTTAGAAAGTAAGATCCAATCTGTCCTGGACAAAAGGAATGAGAGGGAACCTATTCTTAATACATCTGATATTCTGGTAGGTATCTTCAAGTACTTGTCAATTATCAAGGTAGTATAGTAACTTTTAACTAAGACAGGTGAATACTTGCACAATACCAGTTAGTCTTCAAATAGTTAAAAAGACCGGCATATGTTTATGATTAttctaatatattgtatgtatGTTACACACACAAACGAATTCATCATACCAAGCACCAATTCCTGTGACTTGTTTGCAAACTTAAGGTAAATGAATATTGGTCTTGGTAAAGAAGTCTTGCCCAGACAACAAAAGAAAAATTGCCACCTGCAAAAATGACCGCTAGTTTTCCTTTCCGCAGGCATCTATCGAAAGGCAAAACATGC
Above is a genomic segment from Hyla sarda isolate aHylSar1 chromosome 1, aHylSar1.hap1, whole genome shotgun sequence containing:
- the LOC130274539 gene encoding angiopoietin-related protein 3-like, whose amino-acid sequence is MRRRRTRPITHVSSFQVYSSQMYTMRGTGKLFLFYLLCYLAPPIQGARAELNLYPQDEIRLLSEGLLQIGSGLKREFNHTKHQIKSIFQQLNHFNASLAKLSGQVNQATKLGVELDQKTRNFEDHAKLYEMLAEISEELTKLKEEEATLDNKIKPLESKIQSVLDKRNEREPILNTSDILASIERQNMQIISLQAIVDSHQDKINSQEAKIQRLQKKANSRSTKSKKRRNLGENSKV